From one Rosa rugosa chromosome 4, drRosRugo1.1, whole genome shotgun sequence genomic stretch:
- the LOC133746218 gene encoding uncharacterized protein LOC133746218 — translation METQRRTFGLCYSLLVGVFLVLFSGIGSSAVSNEVKRCDPHSNDSDSSISCSSKNYVLQSYYEKYEDLLDSNFQDFIAQELPIGLCEVLPHNLSLALRLSILHRNLIGNGSHRHLTSSFRLKIEQESILELPSHHCEVIVIERLPSGVFADPFELQHLLQRGVYGNIAVFGDANLELPSFLSNRSAVEVHMDVGHDLLLGPSKESTINLELPLHARYPPLDESGYWEVKFGTPDFFMRCSVVGKSHNQSCLYSIPDIDGSDSTFGTVVWNIPSGMKAHARIVSIFTFIAALISAILIAVTSIFYSDNSSKHSKES, via the exons ATGGAAACTCAGAGGAGAACTTTTGGGTTGTGCTATTCCCTGTTAGTGGGGGTTTTCTTGGTATTATTCTCTGGCATTGGTTCTTCTGCAGTTTCAAATGAG GTAAAAAGGTGTGATCCACACTCTAATGATAGTGACTCAAGTATTAGTTGTAGCTCCAAGAACTATGTTTTGCAGTCTTACTATGAAAAATATGAAGACCTACTAGATTCAAATTTCCAAGATTTTATAGCACAAGAACTTCCTATTGGTTTGTGTGAGGTGCTGCCACATAATCTGAGTCTTGCTTTAAGACTCTCCATTTTGCATCGCAATCTGATAGGGAATGGTTCTCATCGTCATCTTACGTCGTCCTTTAGACTTAAGATTGAACAAGAATCCATACTTGAGCTTCCTTCTCACCACTGTGAGGTCATAGTCATTGAGAGACTGCCATCTGGGGTATTTGCCGATCCATTTGAGCTTCAACATCTCCTTCAGCGTGGTG TGTACGGCAATATAGCTGTCTTTGGAGATGCAAATTTGGAATTGCCTTCTTTTCTTTCCAATCGTTCTGCTGTAGAGGTTCACATGGATGTTGGTCATGATCTCTTGCTGGGTCCAAGTAAAGAGTCTACCATCAATTTAGAGCTTCCCCTACATGCACGATATCCA CCTCTAGATGAAAGTGGCTATTGGGAAGTCAAATTTGGTACACCTGATTTCTTCATGCGTTGCAGTGTTGTGGGAAAGTCACATAATCAAAGCTGTTTATATAGTATACCAGATATTGATGGTTCCGATTCAACATTTGGTACGGTTGTCTGGAACATACCTTCTGGGATGAAGGCACATGCTCGAATTGTTTCCATCTTCACTTTTATTGCTGCCTTAATTTCAGCCATCTTGATTGCTGTAACATCCATATTTTATTCAGACAACTCCAGCAAACATTCAAAGGAATCTTAG
- the LOC133743116 gene encoding RNA polymerase II C-terminal domain phosphatase-like 4 encodes MFELYIYTKGNRYYAGLMAALLDPRKEYFTSSSRVISCEDHGIVGRYKSLDAVVGCNYSNVLILDDTEEAWTKESRDNLIIAEKYCFFRHKMGLPKCKSYAELKTDECGYLAALLEVLKVINRIFCDELARNPSGVDVMEVLQLFGNNC; translated from the coding sequence ATGTTTGAGCTGTACATATACACAAAGGGTAACCGGTACTATGCGGGTCTAATGGCTGCCCTGCTTGATCCTAGGAAGGAGTATTTCACTTCCAGTTCTAGAGTCATATCCTGCGAGGATCACGGAATCGTGGGGCGATATAAGAGTCTGGATGCTGTGGTTGGCTGCAATTATTCTAATGTTTTGATCCTTGATGATACGGAAGAGGCATGGACAAAGGAAAGCCGGGACAATCTAATCATTGCCGAGAAGTACTGTTTCTTTAGGCACAAAATGGGCCTACCTAAATGCAAGTCTTATGCTGAGTTAAAGACTGATGAATGTGGATATCTTGCAGCACTTCTTGAAGTGCTTAAGGTAATCAACCGTATCTTCTGTGATGAACTAGCCAGAAATCCTTCTGGTGTAGATGTGATGGAGGTGTTACAACTGTTTGGAAACAATTGTTGA